A portion of the Macaca mulatta isolate MMU2019108-1 chromosome 4, T2T-MMU8v2.0, whole genome shotgun sequence genome contains these proteins:
- the VGLL2 gene encoding transcription cofactor vestigial-like protein 2 isoform X1 codes for MSCLDVMYQVYGPPQPYFAAAYTPYHQKLAYYSKMQEAQECNASPSSSGSGSSSFSSQTPASIKEEEGSPEKERPPEAEYINSRCVLFTYFQGDISSVVDEHFSRALSQPSSYSPSCTSSKTPRSSGPWRDCSFPMSQRSFPASFWNSAYQAPVPAPLGSPLATAHSELPFAAADPYSPAALHGHLHQGATEPWHHAHPHHAHPHHPYALGGALGAQAAPYPRPAAVHEVYAPHFDPRYGPLLMPAASGRPTRLAPAPAPAPGSPPCELSGKGEPAGAAWAGPGGPFSSSSGDVAQGLGLSVDSGLQPQDKSKDVYWF; via the exons ATGAGCTGTCTGGATGTTATGTACCAAGTCTATGGTCCTCCGCAGCCCTACTTCGCAGCCGCCTACACCCCCTACCACCAG AAACTAGCCTATTACTCCAAAATGCAGGAAGCCCAGGAGTGCAATGCCAGccccagcagcagtggcagcggCAGCTCCTCATTTTCCAGCCAAACCCCAGCCAGtataaaagaggaagaaggcagCCCAGAGAAAGAGCGCCCACCAGAGGCAGAGTACATCAACTCCCGCTGCGTCCTCTTCACTTATTTCCAGGGGGACATCAGCTCCGTGGTAGATGAACATTTCAGCAGGGCCCTGAGTCAACCCAGCAGCTACTCTCCCAGCTGTACCAGCAGCAAAACACCAAGGAGTTCTGGGCCCTGGCGAG ACTGCTCCTTCCCGATGAGCCAGCGCAGCTTCCCTGCCTCCTTCTGGAACAGCGCGTACCAGGCGCCGGTGCCCGCGCCGCTGGGTAGCCCTCTGGCCACCGCGCACTCGGAGCTGCCCTTCGCCGCCGCCGACCCCTACTCGCCCGCCGCGCTGCATGGCCACCTGCACCAGGGCGCCACCGAGCCCTGGCACCACGCGCACCCGCACCACGCGCACCCGCATCACCCCTACGCCCTGGGCGGCGCCCTCGGCGCCCAGGCCGCCCCCTACCCGCGCCCCGCCGCGGTGCACGAAGTCTACGCGCCGCACTTCGACCCGCGCTATGGGCCGCTACTGATGCCAGCCGCCTCTGGGCGCCCGACCCGCCTCGCACCCGCCCCAGCGCCCGCGCCCGGTAGTCCTCCCTGCGAGCTCTCCGGCAAGGGCGAGCCGGCGGGCGCCGCGTGGGCCGGGCCCGGGGGGCCCTTCTCGAGCTCCTCGGGAGA
- the VGLL2 gene encoding transcription cofactor vestigial-like protein 2, which produces MSCLDVMYQVYGPPQPYFAAAYTPYHQKLAYYSKMQEAQECNASPSSSGSGSSSFSSQTPASIKEEEGSPEKERPPEAEYINSRCVLFTYFQGDISSVVDEHFSRALSQPSSYSPSCTSSKTPRSSGPWRDCSFPMSQRSFPASFWNSAYQAPVPAPLGSPLATAHSELPFAAADPYSPAALHGHLHQGATEPWHHAHPHHAHPHHPYALGGALGAQAAPYPRPAAVHEVYAPHFDPRYGPLLMPAASGRPTRLAPAPAPAPGSPPCELSGKGEPAGAAWAGPGGPFSSSSGDVAQGLGLSVDSARRYSLCGASLLS; this is translated from the exons ATGAGCTGTCTGGATGTTATGTACCAAGTCTATGGTCCTCCGCAGCCCTACTTCGCAGCCGCCTACACCCCCTACCACCAG AAACTAGCCTATTACTCCAAAATGCAGGAAGCCCAGGAGTGCAATGCCAGccccagcagcagtggcagcggCAGCTCCTCATTTTCCAGCCAAACCCCAGCCAGtataaaagaggaagaaggcagCCCAGAGAAAGAGCGCCCACCAGAGGCAGAGTACATCAACTCCCGCTGCGTCCTCTTCACTTATTTCCAGGGGGACATCAGCTCCGTGGTAGATGAACATTTCAGCAGGGCCCTGAGTCAACCCAGCAGCTACTCTCCCAGCTGTACCAGCAGCAAAACACCAAGGAGTTCTGGGCCCTGGCGAG ACTGCTCCTTCCCGATGAGCCAGCGCAGCTTCCCTGCCTCCTTCTGGAACAGCGCGTACCAGGCGCCGGTGCCCGCGCCGCTGGGTAGCCCTCTGGCCACCGCGCACTCGGAGCTGCCCTTCGCCGCCGCCGACCCCTACTCGCCCGCCGCGCTGCATGGCCACCTGCACCAGGGCGCCACCGAGCCCTGGCACCACGCGCACCCGCACCACGCGCACCCGCATCACCCCTACGCCCTGGGCGGCGCCCTCGGCGCCCAGGCCGCCCCCTACCCGCGCCCCGCCGCGGTGCACGAAGTCTACGCGCCGCACTTCGACCCGCGCTATGGGCCGCTACTGATGCCAGCCGCCTCTGGGCGCCCGACCCGCCTCGCACCCGCCCCAGCGCCCGCGCCCGGTAGTCCTCCCTGCGAGCTCTCCGGCAAGGGCGAGCCGGCGGGCGCCGCGTGGGCCGGGCCCGGGGGGCCCTTCTCGAGCTCCTCGGGAGA